A genome region from Candidatus Liberimonas magnetica includes the following:
- a CDS encoding purine-nucleoside phosphorylase — translation MISKLKKSERFIRSKVKEIPQVAVILGSGMGNVFKNINIIKEFNYSDIPYFPVTSVKGHSGKLVFGVAGGKPVMIMQGRVHYYEGLSMQEITYPVRLMSFLGTKYLILTASVGAINSGYDTGDLVVLKDHINLMGDNPLRGAHFENMGERFVDMSDAYNLNLQKIALDAGKKNGIKLRRGVYIALSGPSYETPSEIKAFKKLGADVAGMSVVPETIVARQMGIKVLGICNVTNKLSFSRNRKISHKDVIKAAGLIENKLFNLLKTIIEKINT, via the coding sequence ATGATCAGCAAACTTAAAAAAAGCGAAAGGTTCATTAGAAGTAAAGTAAAAGAGATACCCCAGGTAGCCGTGATACTCGGTTCAGGCATGGGGAATGTTTTTAAAAACATAAATATAATAAAAGAATTTAATTACAGCGATATCCCTTATTTCCCAGTCACTTCGGTCAAAGGCCATAGCGGGAAACTCGTTTTCGGGGTTGCCGGCGGAAAGCCCGTGATGATAATGCAGGGGCGGGTACATTATTACGAAGGGCTTTCCATGCAGGAGATAACTTATCCGGTCCGCTTAATGAGCTTTTTGGGGACAAAATATCTGATACTTACAGCTTCCGTAGGCGCAATAAACAGCGGCTATGATACCGGGGACCTGGTCGTTTTAAAAGACCATATAAATTTGATGGGGGACAACCCGCTTAGAGGGGCGCATTTTGAAAACATGGGCGAGCGTTTTGTAGATATGTCGGATGCCTATAACCTGAATCTGCAAAAAATTGCACTTGATGCAGGAAAGAAAAACGGCATAAAGCTTCGTCGGGGAGTGTACATAGCTTTGTCTGGCCCTAGTTATGAGACGCCTTCGGAAATAAAAGCTTTTAAAAAGCTCGGTGCAGATGTGGCAGGGATGTCTGTGGTGCCTGAAACTATCGTTGCAAGGCAGATGGGCATAAAGGTGCTGGGTATTTGTAATGTCACAAATAAATTATCTTTCAGCAGAAACAGGAAAATATCACATAAAGACGTAATAAAAGCTGCGGGTTTGATAGAAAATAAATTGTTTAACCTTTTAAAAACTATAATAGAGAAAATAAATACATGA